Proteins encoded together in one Lathyrus oleraceus cultivar Zhongwan6 chromosome 5, CAAS_Psat_ZW6_1.0, whole genome shotgun sequence window:
- the LOC127078604 gene encoding secreted RxLR effector protein 161-like encodes MGSGTYLDHDKSGTPVDITKCRGMIGSLLYLTASQPDIMFRVCLCSRFQACTKESHVTAVKRIMKYLKGTSNVGLWYPKGSICSLVGFSDADYAGCKTDRKSTNGTCHIFGNSLVSWSCKKQASVALSTTEAEYIATGSYCAQILWLKQQLLDYGVNLGSISIKCDNTSAINISKNPIMHSRTKHIGIRHHLLKDHVLKGDIEISFIDTQNQLADIFTKLLARDAFYKIRRDLGILSESDI; translated from the coding sequence ATGGGATCGGGGACATATCTTGATCATGACAAATCCGGAACTCCAGTTGATATCACTAAGTGTCGAGGTATGATCGGTTCTTTGTTATATCTAACGGCTAGTCAACCTGATATTATGTTTAGAGTATGTTTATGTTCTCGATTCCAAGCATGTACAAAGGAATCTCATGTCACAGCTGTAAAAAGAATaatgaagtatctcaaaggaacatCCAATGTCGGCTTATGGTACCCCAAAGGTAGTATATGTAGTCTTGTTGGTTTCTctgatgcagattatgcaggatGTAAGACGGACAGAAAAAGCACGAATGGAACATGTCACATTTTTGGAAATTCTCTAGTTTCTTGGTCATGTAAAAAGCAAGCAAGTGTGGCTCTCAGCACTACAGAAGCAGAATATATCGCCACCGGTAGCTACTGTGCACAAATACTTTGGTTGAAGCAACAACTTCTCGACTATGGTGTAAATCTAGGAAGCATCtctatcaaatgtgacaacacaagtgcaatcaatatttcaaagaatcctatAATGCATTCAAGAACCAAGCATATTGGTATACGTCACCACCTCTTAAAGGATCATGTTCTCAAAGGCGACATTGAAATCTCCTTTATTGATACCCAAAATCAACTagcagatatctttactaaacTATTGGCAAGAGATGCATTTTATAAAATCAGAAGAGATCTTGGTATTCTAAGCGAGAGTGACATTTAA